A genome region from Bombus terrestris chromosome 10, iyBomTerr1.2, whole genome shotgun sequence includes the following:
- the LOC125385815 gene encoding katanin p60 ATPase-containing subunit A-like 2, whose amino-acid sequence MSHRRVTAKALKEPGTILAPNGSRRRGCKSKVPAHTSVHEESRTSERNRNILYLICDYLGRNGYVDISDVLIREARLPRKYRVCDNVDLEIILTEYENYYKMKFQKYPILCKKITEKEIKTREMTNANKVKETRSESVKGRNVQQKMTGDATDDINLAMTVTPIFANESDGASSEELFNVSMEQSTQSKISKRARKLYIDNPELRKIAEDISCEIILTKLNVYWDNIVGLEECKSAIKEAIVYLLKYLIFFKGPFSPWKGILLYGPPGTGKTMLAKAVATECQCTFFNITASSLVSKWRGDSEKYIRVLFELAYNYSPTIIFIDEIDWIGTNKGVNCTLSEPAKRFRSELLSRLDGLVSNENSNVVLLAATNCPWDIDAALQRRLEKKIYVSLPNEVTRLDMFKLYLSNQLLENMDIVNHIIKSTEKYSCADIKLLCKQAWLLEISPMWEKLEKKETSVTTLKYELKNYEIIAKLLKTMSPTVTDVDRYKAWNKYVCHKNIF is encoded by the exons atgtctcacaggagggtgacagcgaagGCCTTGAAGGAG CCTGGCACCATTTTGGCTCCGAATGGTAGCAGACGCAGAGGCTGCAAATCGAAGGTCCCGGCACATACATCCGTCCAT GAGGAGAGTCGTACTTCGGAACGTAATCGGAACATATTGTACCTTATATGTGATTATTTGGGACGCAATGG atatgtagacattagcgatgtattaatccgggaagctcgtctacctcggaaatatcgagtctgcgacaacgtcgatttggaaattattcttacagaatatgaaaattattacaagatgaaattccaaaaatatcctatattgtgcaagaaaataactgaaaaggaaataaagacgagggaaatgacaaatgcgaacaaagt CAAAGAAACGAGAAGTGAGTCTGTGAAAGGGAGGAATGTACAACAGAAGATGACGGGTGACGCTACGGATGATATTAATCTCGCAATGACAGTGACACCAATTTTCGCCAATGAAAGCGATGGAGCTTCATCAGAAGAGCTATTTAACGTCTCAATGGAACAATCCACGCAATCAAAGATATCGAAACGGGCTCGGAAGCTTTATATAGACAATCCGGAATTGCGGAAGATTGCTGAAGACATTTCATGC GAAATCATACTGacaaaattaaatgtatattgggaCAACATTGTAGGCCTAGAGGAATGTAAATCTGCTATTAAGGAGGCCATTGTGTATCTCCTCAAGTACCTTATCTTTTTTAAAGGCCCATTTTCTCCCTGGAAAGGTATTCTGCTATACGGACCACCTGGTACAG GGAAGACGATGTTGGCGAAGGCAGTCGCAACAGAATGCCAATGCACCTTTTTTAACATAACGGCCAGCTCATTGGTGAGCAAATGGAGAGGCGATTCCGAGAAGTATATCCGT gttttatttgaacttgcCTATAATTATTcgcctacaattatttttatcgacgagattGACTGGATAGGCACAAATAAAGGAGTAAACTGTACATTGTCTGAACCTGCAAAGAGATTCAGATCAGAACTTCTTTCTAGATTGGATGGATTAGTATCTAACGAAAATTCTAATGTAGTTCTTTTGGCTGCAACTAATTGCCCTTG ggaCATTGATGCAGCTTTACAGAGACGcctcgaaaagaaaatatacgtatCATTACCAAATGAAGTTACTCGACTCGATATGTTCAAATTATACCTTAGCAACCAGTTATTAGAGAATATGGATATTGTAAACCACATAATAAaatctactgaaaaatattcttgcgcggatataaaattgctttgtaAGCAAGCATGGCTGCTAGAAATAAGTCCAATGTGGGAAAaacttgaaaaaaaagaaacatctgttacgactttgaaatatgaattaaagaattatgaaataatagcaaaattgttaaaaacaatgtcacctacAGTCACGGATGTGGATAGATATAAAGCGTGGAATAAATATGTATGCCATaagaacatattttaa